The Malus sylvestris chromosome 8, drMalSylv7.2, whole genome shotgun sequence genomic interval caaaattcaaattaagaaGATCGATCCACAGAAACTGTTGTGTCTAGGGTTTTctatatctttttctttcttttaatttgGTTATTACAGCTAGGGTTTTCCTTCTAAAATGCTGAAGAACTATGTGCAAGTGGTAATTATTTAACAATTTTGCAAAACAAATCCTTTACAAAGTAAAAATCATGGACAAATTGTTAGAAAATAGGAAAGATGTTTGATTTCGATAATTATATATTTCCTAAAGGGAGTAATTAATACTTAGTTTTAATCATATTACATTAGATAAGGCTGATCTGGTTGTTCCTTTATTTTCTCCGGGGTACTGCTCAGCTCACCACAACACTGTAGTTTAGACTCTACGACTAATTCAAGACCCAAAAAATTAGGATCTCTAAGATACAGACAGCACACTCCACTCTATCCAAATTCTAGTATTTAAGCTCCCCCAGTGTACTTTTGACAGTAACTCTCTTTGGCAAGCTAGCTAATCAATCTACCAGACTACCACAATGACCAACCCACATCACTCAAGAAGTGCTCAAGCTGTAAGTGCATATGTTTATGATACTCATCAAAACATacacattttcttttatttttggcaaatcTTTTGTACTTTGCTAATCACAATACACTAATTTAATGTTGCTATGAAATTCAAATCCAGGGAAGCAGCCCGGAGTTTATTAATCCGCTAGGAAGCAGCCCGGTATGTGAATGCCGATTCATCGATCTGTCTATGATGGGTGATATCTACTCATCATTCCACTAGACCAATAGCTAGTTAGTTTGTTcaagtcccacatcggtgggttcAAAGAAACCCAATGGGTTTAACCAAAGTCCCTCATCATTCCACTAGACCAATAGCTAGTTACCTTACTTTAACTAATACTGAgaccttttgtggtaaaactcCACACCTGACGGAATGGGCAGGTGGTTAAgttggggacagtatcggtgtcgttagagtgggACGGGCCCGGCGATCCAAAAATTCAACATAGTATTAGAGCTCACGGTTCGGGCCCGTGCAAGCCAATGAGCTTGTTGGGATCCAAAaatccaacatggtatcagagctcaTGGTTCGAGCCCGTGCAAGCCAATGAGCTTGTGTGCAAGCCAACGAGCTTGTCACCCATAAGGAAACAAGTCTGAATGAACTCTTAATATAGAGATGACCGCTGAGTTCTATTGAAAACAAGTGGGCCGAACAGGACCTGACCTTTAAGTTTCAATTACCGATGTAAATCTCCACATGTGAACCACTAAATGGGATTACAcatgagggggagtgttaaagtTCCACATCGGTGGGTTCAAAGAAACCCAATGGGGCGATCCAAAAATCCAACATAGTTTATTACTTTTGGGTTTCTAATTTGTATCTTGATTGCTGTTCGTGAATGAACCTACTTTATATTTCTATGTATGCAATTAAAATCCAGGAAAACACTACGAATGCAAATGAAGCAGGGGCTGAAACTAGAAGTGCCCAAGAGCAATTCGACATAAATAACTGGCTGCCCATCACAGCTAACAGGAATGCAAAATGGTGGTACTCAGCTTTCCACAATGTCACGGCTGTTGTTGGTGCAGGAATACTGGGCTTACCATATGCTTTATCAGGACTTGGCtggtaatctctctctctctctctatatatatatatatatagttagttagttagttagttagttagttagttagttagagTAAGAAATTTAGTTCTTGCTAATATACACCACATATATAAAACTGAATCAAATTTCTAGATACAAACGCTTGATATTTAAATCGCTTTCTGGAGTGTGACTGAACACAAAATATCTTATGATACGTTGATATTTATTTATTCAGGGGCCCTGGAATTGCAGCCATAATCTTGTCCTGGGTGATCACTTTCTACTCATTCTGGCAACTGATAAGACTGCATGAAATAGTGCCCGGACAGCGTTTTGATCGATACCCAGAACTAGGGCAGCACTGCTTTGGGCCAAAACTAGGGTACTGGATTATTATGCCGCAGCAGGTGACTGTGCAAGTGGCTTCATCCATTGTGTATACAGTTACTGGTGGCAAGTCATTGAAAAAATTCTTCGAACTCGTTATTCCAAGCATAGGTGGTTTTAGACAAACATATTTCATCCTCTTCTTCACTACTTTGCAATTAGGGATCTCCCAATCTCCCAATTTCAATTCTTTGAAAGCAATTTCTCTCCTCGCTGCATTCATGTCCTTTGGGTATATATTCATTCCTTGTTAATTATTCATTTCCAGTTATTCCTGATGATGTGATTCTAATCTAAACCACATATTATTAGAACCCTATTTGTCAACtaaaaactaatgaaattatATTTGTTGCATGCAGTTATGCAATGATAGCGTTTGTGACATCGACAATCACGGGTGTGCGTCACCACGAGCATGTTGATCATTCATTTCGATCTCATTCGACACCAAGCAGAGTATTTGATATGTTGACTGGATTTGGAACAATAGCATTTGCTTTTGCAGGACACAGCGTGGCTTTAGAGATTCAAGCCACAATCCCTTCAACTCCAGAGAAACCCTCAAGAATTGCCATGTGGAGAGGTGTCGTCGTCGCTTACAGCATCGTAATATTTTGCTATCTTGCAGTTGCAATCTctggcttttgggcttttggcaATACTGTAGACGATGATGTTCTCCTCTCACTAGAAAAACCTGCTTGGGTCATCGCAGTTGCAAACCTTATGGTGTTTTTCCATGTTATAGGAAGCTATCAggtaattaaacaaacacacacacactatataATTAGTAAAAGCATGCTTATATTATATACCATTAAAACAGTCATGACataatcaattaattacttaattaattGCTAATGCTTCAATATATTTCAGGTATTTTCAATGCCTGTGTTTGATGTGATCGAGTCGTATTTAGTAAATAATTTAACATTCAAACCAGGACGACAATTGCGCCTCTTTGCTCGCAGTGCGTACGTACGTAAGTACCATTTTTCTACCCTCCCCCCGCTCcaccccccccaaaaaaaaggaaacGAAAGGACCATTTCTCTCTTTCTATGACCGATCTCTTTCTCTTTTTGCTCAAATATGTGACATCTTTTGTGTTCTGATGATGTTTGATTTTCTTGGAAACTTTTATATAGTCGCAGCAGGATTCATTGCAGTGTGCATTCCATTTTTTGGAGGATTGTTAGGATTATTTGGAGGCTTAGTATTCTCCTCGACATCATATTACGTGAGTTCATAATACAATCTCAACTGACGAAAAACAACACCACAAATTATTTAACATTGTATTTATCTTAATAATTAGTATGTATGTACGATTTAAAGTTGGTGAACTGAATTTGATGCAGATGCCTTGCGTTATGTGGATTGTCacacaaaaaccaaaaagattTAGTTTACATTGGTGGGCGTCGTGGGTACGTTCAGCAAACATTAGCTAGCTTTTCAGTGACATAtaatctttctttatttttatcagattgttattttatttttgtttagtttaatataatCAATCTGCAAAAAGCTAAACTCTACATTTTGATTTTGTGCTTTGATTTCAGTTTTCGATCGTTGTAGGCGTCCTGCTGGCAATTTTTTCACCCATAGGAGGAGCACGTGAGATTATTGTACAAGCCAAAAGTTACAAAATGTTTTCTTAGTGCTCGTACGTTTTATTTCTTCTTAATTAGAATAGATCGAATAGATAGTCTGCAAGATGTGGTTTacgagagattttgtagtgtgtCGAGAAGTGGGAACATGTT includes:
- the LOC126631845 gene encoding lysine histidine transporter-like 5 isoform X2; translation: MTNPHHSRSAQAVSAYENTTNANEAGAETRSAQEQFDINNWLPITANRNAKWWYSAFHNVTAVVGAGILGLPYALSGLGWGPGIAAIILSWVITFYSFWQLIRLHEIVPGQRFDRYPELGQHCFGPKLGYWIIMPQQVTVQVASSIVYTVTGGKSLKKFFELVIPSIGGFRQTYFILFFTTLQLGISQSPNFNSLKAISLLAAFMSFGYAMIAFVTSTITGVRHHEHVDHSFRSHSTPSRVFDMLTGFGTIAFAFAGHSVALEIQATIPSTPEKPSRIAMWRGVVVAYSIVIFCYLAVAISGFWAFGNTVDDDVLLSLEKPAWVIAVANLMVFFHVIGSYQVFSMPVFDVIESYLVNNLTFKPGRQLRLFARSAYVLAAGFIAVCIPFFGGLLGLFGGLVFSSTSYYMPCVMWIVTQKPKRFSLHWWASWFSIVVGVLLAIFSPIGGAREIIVQAKSYKMFS
- the LOC126631845 gene encoding lysine histidine transporter-like 5 isoform X1 is translated as MTNPHHSRSAQAGSSPEFINPLGSSPENTTNANEAGAETRSAQEQFDINNWLPITANRNAKWWYSAFHNVTAVVGAGILGLPYALSGLGWGPGIAAIILSWVITFYSFWQLIRLHEIVPGQRFDRYPELGQHCFGPKLGYWIIMPQQVTVQVASSIVYTVTGGKSLKKFFELVIPSIGGFRQTYFILFFTTLQLGISQSPNFNSLKAISLLAAFMSFGYAMIAFVTSTITGVRHHEHVDHSFRSHSTPSRVFDMLTGFGTIAFAFAGHSVALEIQATIPSTPEKPSRIAMWRGVVVAYSIVIFCYLAVAISGFWAFGNTVDDDVLLSLEKPAWVIAVANLMVFFHVIGSYQVFSMPVFDVIESYLVNNLTFKPGRQLRLFARSAYVLAAGFIAVCIPFFGGLLGLFGGLVFSSTSYYMPCVMWIVTQKPKRFSLHWWASWFSIVVGVLLAIFSPIGGAREIIVQAKSYKMFS
- the LOC126631845 gene encoding lysine histidine transporter-like 5 isoform X3, which produces MTNPHHSRSAQAENTTNANEAGAETRSAQEQFDINNWLPITANRNAKWWYSAFHNVTAVVGAGILGLPYALSGLGWGPGIAAIILSWVITFYSFWQLIRLHEIVPGQRFDRYPELGQHCFGPKLGYWIIMPQQVTVQVASSIVYTVTGGKSLKKFFELVIPSIGGFRQTYFILFFTTLQLGISQSPNFNSLKAISLLAAFMSFGYAMIAFVTSTITGVRHHEHVDHSFRSHSTPSRVFDMLTGFGTIAFAFAGHSVALEIQATIPSTPEKPSRIAMWRGVVVAYSIVIFCYLAVAISGFWAFGNTVDDDVLLSLEKPAWVIAVANLMVFFHVIGSYQVFSMPVFDVIESYLVNNLTFKPGRQLRLFARSAYVLAAGFIAVCIPFFGGLLGLFGGLVFSSTSYYMPCVMWIVTQKPKRFSLHWWASWFSIVVGVLLAIFSPIGGAREIIVQAKSYKMFS